The proteins below come from a single Desulfomonile tiedjei genomic window:
- a CDS encoding methylmalonyl-CoA mutase, protein MGVAKYIKNEKDAIEEVILQSGIKVKTQYGPKDLEESGFDYEKDLAEAGQYPFTRGIHPQGYRSRAWTTRQYSGFGTPQETNERFKLLISHGQTGLNVAFDLPTQMGYDSDNPIVEGEVGRVGMAVDTLRDFEVAFADIQLYKIGSGLTVNAVASIMLAMYQAMAEKRGFDITRVSATPQNDILKEMIGRGAWVFPVHDAVRLIGDTMEYSITTLPRCNPVSVCGYHIRESGATSAQEIGFALEIANTYIDEAMSRGLSVDDVARGITFNFNIFGNLWEQVAKFRAARKLWARNLKERYGAKDPRAMHLRGLFGGGGFGLTKAQPENNIIRSSYYALAAALAGAQTTALCSFDEAFTIPTPRAALLSLRTCELLMDEIGLRDTVDPLAGSYFIETLTKQMEEKIEEERKRIQDVGGMIEAVSTGFVQRLVSQQAYEWEKGLKKGEYVKIGVNKYVDEADNPDVELHEYDAQTQDRQIESLNRLKAERSSSDVARTLQELERVTRAKQNVMPALVECCKAYCTVGEMAGIFREVFGEFKEPSIF, encoded by the coding sequence ATGGGTGTAGCCAAGTACATAAAGAACGAGAAAGACGCTATCGAAGAGGTCATCCTTCAGTCGGGGATCAAAGTCAAGACGCAATACGGCCCCAAGGACCTTGAAGAAAGCGGCTTCGACTATGAGAAAGACCTGGCGGAGGCCGGCCAGTATCCTTTTACCAGAGGCATACACCCGCAGGGGTACCGTTCAAGGGCCTGGACCACACGCCAGTACTCGGGATTCGGCACGCCGCAGGAGACCAACGAGAGGTTCAAGCTGTTGATCTCGCACGGGCAGACCGGCCTGAACGTTGCTTTCGATCTGCCCACTCAGATGGGCTACGACTCGGACAATCCCATCGTGGAAGGCGAAGTCGGCCGAGTGGGCATGGCCGTGGATACGCTGCGTGATTTCGAGGTAGCGTTCGCGGACATCCAACTCTACAAAATCGGCTCAGGGCTCACGGTCAATGCCGTGGCTTCGATAATGTTGGCCATGTACCAGGCTATGGCTGAGAAGCGCGGCTTTGACATCACCCGTGTCAGCGCCACACCTCAGAATGACATCCTCAAAGAGATGATAGGACGAGGCGCGTGGGTGTTTCCGGTGCACGACGCGGTGCGCCTTATCGGCGACACCATGGAGTATTCCATAACCACTCTGCCCCGATGCAATCCCGTTTCGGTTTGCGGCTACCATATCAGGGAATCAGGGGCTACCTCTGCGCAGGAGATCGGATTCGCGCTGGAAATAGCCAACACTTACATTGACGAGGCAATGAGCCGCGGGCTTTCCGTGGATGATGTAGCGCGAGGGATTACCTTCAATTTCAACATATTCGGCAATCTGTGGGAACAGGTGGCCAAATTTCGTGCGGCCCGCAAGCTCTGGGCGAGGAACCTGAAAGAGAGGTACGGCGCAAAGGATCCTCGTGCAATGCACCTCCGTGGCCTCTTCGGAGGCGGAGGCTTCGGCCTGACCAAGGCTCAGCCTGAAAACAACATCATACGCAGCTCTTATTACGCCCTCGCTGCCGCGCTCGCGGGCGCTCAGACCACGGCGCTCTGCTCGTTTGACGAAGCTTTCACTATCCCGACTCCGCGTGCAGCGCTGCTTTCGTTGCGGACCTGCGAGCTTCTCATGGACGAGATCGGCCTGCGAGACACGGTTGACCCCTTGGCAGGCTCCTATTTTATCGAGACGCTGACTAAACAGATGGAAGAGAAGATCGAAGAAGAGCGCAAGAGGATTCAGGACGTGGGCGGGATGATCGAAGCGGTTTCGACCGGTTTTGTTCAGAGGCTTGTGTCGCAGCAGGCGTACGAATGGGAAAAAGGGCTCAAGAAAGGCGAATACGTCAAGATCGGTGTCAACAAGTACGTGGATGAGGCTGACAACCCTGACGTTGAACTCCATGAGTACGACGCTCAGACCCAGGACAGACAGATCGAATCGTTGAACCGGCTCAAGGCTGAGCGCAGCTCTTCTGATGTCGCTCGCACCCTCCAGGAGCTGGAAAGAGTCACCCGAGCCAAACAGAATGTCATGCCCGCTCTGGTGGAATGCTGCAAGGCATACTGCACAGTGGGCGAAATGGCCGGCATATTCAGGGAAGTATTCGGCGAATTCAAGGAACCGAGCATTTTTTGA
- a CDS encoding DUF3786 domain-containing protein: MIDGPLGMLNIRDLSRPELPKQDNYEQALKIALEIFARKDPGRIAQKAAAKLVGRSILVPHLNREIVVNLDDARLTIKETGEEAPIWLAILTLHYLNNADGRQPVGRLKHFREFRDGHFYEPAFNRRTKDILVEVFGNDPSMMIRGGQKLNGKIRETGDASVELPYFPCLPITCILWKGDDEFPPEASVLFDETADLFFSAEDMAVAGQMAVLELLKASRD; this comes from the coding sequence GTGATTGACGGACCGTTAGGCATGCTGAATATTAGAGATCTGTCCCGTCCGGAGCTGCCAAAGCAGGATAATTATGAACAGGCGCTGAAGATAGCCCTGGAAATCTTCGCACGAAAAGATCCGGGCCGCATCGCACAGAAGGCGGCGGCAAAACTGGTGGGACGTTCCATACTCGTACCGCATCTTAATCGCGAAATCGTGGTGAATCTGGATGATGCTCGCCTCACGATAAAAGAAACCGGCGAAGAAGCGCCGATCTGGTTGGCCATTCTCACGCTGCACTATTTGAACAACGCGGATGGAAGGCAACCGGTAGGCCGTTTGAAACACTTCCGAGAGTTCAGAGACGGCCATTTTTACGAACCTGCTTTTAACCGCCGGACAAAGGACATACTCGTGGAGGTTTTCGGGAACGACCCCTCGATGATGATTCGCGGGGGCCAAAAGCTCAACGGAAAGATACGGGAAACCGGCGACGCTTCAGTAGAACTTCCTTATTTTCCGTGCCTCCCCATCACCTGCATCCTGTGGAAAGGAGACGACGAGTTTCCACCCGAGGCGAGCGTTTTGTTTGACGAAACTGCCGATCTTTTCTTCAGCGCGGAGGACATGGCGGTGGCCGGACAGATGGCGGTACTGGAATTGCTGAAGGCCTCCCGCGACTAG
- a CDS encoding molybdopterin-dependent oxidoreductase: protein MAEEEFSYIGKSVPRVDARAKVTGEAVFTADISLPRMLVGKILRSPLPHARILNVDVSRAKKLRGVHAVVTGSDTAGEKWGVFRYTRDQQLLCVDKVRYVGDEVAAVAAVDEDTALEALNLIQVEYEELPAVFDCYSAIAQDAPLIHEDRARNINVSVKIDVGDVDSAFRDCALVREDTFVAEEDSYFMTEPYAVVANSHSDGSIEIWMPNASPHTKAKALSNALKLPLSKVNVRKITIGGAFGGRSDVFPAEFITCLLSLRSERPVKVVYSREENSIATRMGHAMITTIKTGVGKDGTVLARDIVSYLDGGAYSSTGPIATSVPFLCHEQTYRMDNVRFHGYRIYTNKPVRGMIRIHGRSFACGIDTQLDMIAEELGIDPVTIRLRNARRPGETTPTGSYVASCGLVECIEKTAEKSKLLEKLKDQKPNHGIGMGLNSVQTGFPLGIRGGSQAFIKFHEDGGATVISGVVDNGQGNDNMLVQIAAEELGLPLEDIRLISADTEVTPTDAGSYSMISTFGGGNAVKAAASDAREQLFEVASDMLEADPADLVARNRKIYVKGAPDVGIPIEKVVRKALIMGRPIMGRGAFSPEVDQRREWITNPKGQLSQAFSFGATVAEVEVDPETGQVHALEVTAAQDCGFALNPMVVEGQFEGGVAMGGQGGMLGEEHRWNQGHLLNPSMLEYKIPIITDMPKINSIIVETIDPAGPYGAKEAGMSIAMSAAQAYCNAVGNALGIYFNHYPLTPERILDAIENKKPGIRTAWDFEPVKIIEPE from the coding sequence TTGGCTGAAGAGGAATTCAGTTATATCGGGAAGAGCGTTCCCCGCGTGGATGCCCGCGCCAAGGTCACGGGAGAAGCGGTTTTCACAGCGGACATCAGTCTGCCCAGAATGTTGGTTGGTAAAATCCTGCGGAGTCCCTTGCCTCATGCCAGGATTCTCAACGTGGACGTGTCGCGGGCAAAGAAGCTGCGTGGGGTGCATGCTGTGGTGACCGGCAGCGATACGGCAGGCGAAAAATGGGGCGTGTTCCGGTACACCCGAGATCAGCAATTGCTGTGCGTTGACAAAGTCCGGTACGTGGGGGACGAAGTGGCCGCGGTGGCTGCCGTAGATGAAGACACCGCACTCGAAGCGCTTAATCTTATCCAAGTCGAATACGAGGAACTGCCGGCTGTTTTCGACTGCTATTCCGCAATAGCGCAGGACGCGCCTCTTATACATGAGGACCGCGCTCGAAACATCAATGTCAGCGTGAAGATCGACGTTGGAGATGTGGATTCCGCGTTCCGGGATTGTGCGCTTGTGCGGGAAGACACGTTTGTGGCTGAGGAAGACTCTTACTTCATGACCGAGCCGTATGCGGTGGTGGCCAATAGCCATTCAGACGGGTCTATCGAAATCTGGATGCCGAACGCTTCGCCGCACACCAAGGCCAAGGCCTTATCGAATGCACTGAAGCTGCCTCTGTCGAAAGTGAATGTGAGAAAAATCACTATCGGAGGGGCCTTTGGAGGCCGGTCGGATGTCTTCCCGGCTGAGTTCATTACTTGTCTGCTCAGTCTCAGAAGCGAACGGCCGGTCAAGGTTGTTTATTCGCGGGAAGAAAACTCCATTGCCACTCGCATGGGTCACGCGATGATAACCACGATCAAGACCGGCGTGGGCAAGGACGGCACAGTGTTGGCGCGAGACATTGTCAGTTACTTGGACGGAGGGGCTTACTCCAGCACAGGGCCTATTGCCACCTCGGTGCCGTTTCTGTGTCATGAGCAGACCTATCGCATGGATAACGTCAGATTTCACGGATACCGCATCTATACGAACAAACCCGTGAGAGGGATGATCCGCATCCACGGCCGGTCCTTCGCGTGCGGGATTGACACTCAGCTCGACATGATCGCGGAAGAGCTTGGAATCGATCCGGTGACCATTCGGCTGAGGAACGCTCGCCGTCCTGGTGAAACGACGCCCACAGGGTCTTACGTTGCCAGTTGCGGCCTGGTGGAATGCATAGAAAAGACAGCGGAAAAGAGCAAACTGCTGGAGAAATTGAAAGATCAAAAGCCCAATCACGGCATCGGAATGGGATTGAATTCGGTGCAGACGGGCTTCCCACTGGGTATTCGAGGCGGTTCCCAGGCTTTTATCAAGTTCCACGAGGACGGTGGGGCCACCGTGATTTCCGGTGTAGTGGACAATGGTCAGGGCAACGACAACATGTTGGTGCAGATAGCCGCTGAGGAGTTGGGCCTGCCTTTGGAAGACATAAGGCTGATCTCCGCGGACACCGAAGTGACCCCGACTGACGCTGGATCTTACTCCATGATTTCGACCTTCGGCGGAGGGAATGCGGTGAAAGCAGCGGCTTCCGATGCCAGGGAGCAGCTATTCGAAGTGGCATCGGACATGCTTGAAGCAGATCCCGCGGACCTGGTGGCCCGGAACAGGAAAATATACGTCAAAGGCGCGCCGGATGTGGGCATTCCCATCGAGAAGGTCGTCCGGAAAGCCTTGATAATGGGCCGCCCGATCATGGGGCGAGGCGCGTTTTCCCCTGAAGTGGATCAGCGCCGCGAATGGATTACCAATCCCAAGGGGCAGTTATCGCAGGCGTTTTCATTTGGAGCGACTGTCGCGGAAGTGGAGGTCGATCCTGAAACCGGCCAGGTGCATGCGCTTGAAGTTACAGCCGCGCAGGATTGCGGTTTTGCTCTGAACCCCATGGTAGTCGAAGGCCAGTTCGAGGGCGGAGTTGCCATGGGAGGGCAGGGCGGCATGCTGGGTGAAGAGCACCGCTGGAACCAAGGGCATTTGCTCAACCCGTCCATGCTTGAGTACAAGATCCCGATCATAACCGATATGCCCAAGATCAATTCCATCATCGTCGAAACCATAGATCCGGCCGGCCCGTACGGCGCAAAGGAAGCCGGCATGTCCATAGCCATGTCCGCAGCCCAGGCCTATTGCAACGCAGTCGGAAATGCGCTCGGCATTTACTTCAATCACTACCCCTTGACTCCCGAAAGAATCCTGGACGCGATCGAAAACAAAAAACCAGGCATAAGAACCGCCTGGGATTTTGAGCCCGTCAAGATAATAGAGCCCGAATAA
- a CDS encoding (2Fe-2S)-binding protein has translation MKKQLLSLTVNGDVVDVAVASNATLLEVLREHLGLYGVKEGCSEGVCGACTVLMDGQPIRSCITLALEAEGASITTIEGLAQEGKLHPVQEAFVEKGAVQCGFCTPGMILSAKALLDRNSHPTDDQIKTALAGNFCRCTGYSKILDAVRSASGVITTAEGD, from the coding sequence ATGAAGAAGCAGCTCTTGAGCTTGACGGTGAACGGAGACGTCGTTGATGTGGCGGTCGCGTCCAATGCCACGCTCCTTGAGGTCTTACGAGAACATCTAGGGTTGTACGGCGTGAAGGAGGGCTGTTCTGAAGGGGTTTGCGGGGCATGTACCGTGCTCATGGACGGGCAGCCCATCAGGTCTTGCATCACGCTTGCGCTGGAAGCGGAAGGCGCTTCCATAACAACCATTGAAGGCCTGGCTCAGGAGGGCAAGCTGCATCCCGTTCAAGAGGCCTTTGTCGAAAAGGGTGCAGTTCAATGCGGCTTTTGCACGCCGGGAATGATTTTGTCCGCGAAAGCCCTTCTCGATCGCAACAGCCACCCAACGGATGACCAGATCAAAACAGCCCTGGCTGGCAATTTCTGCAGGTGCACGGGATATTCCAAAATCCTGGACGCGGTGCGTTCGGCGTCAGGCGTGATAACCACGGCGGAGGGCGATTAA
- a CDS encoding AAA family ATPase: MKIAVSGKGGVGKTTLSSLLSRYWARKGYRVLAVDADPDANLGSALGIDTTGIVPVAKMEQLIADRTGAQPGTVGGFFKLNPKVDDLPEALGKERDGVRLLVMGTVKKGGSGCICPESALLKALVNHLVLYQKDVVIMDMEAGIEHLGRGTAQGVDRLVIVVEPGRRSIETAEKVRQLTTDIGLLKVAAVGSKVRNIQQEEFLRNNLDGIPLIGIIPFSEEIAAADLESRPPSLDDPEIFQAIEQIAKALEADST, encoded by the coding sequence ATGAAAATAGCAGTCTCCGGGAAAGGCGGGGTTGGTAAGACCACTTTGAGCAGCCTCCTTTCCCGTTACTGGGCAAGGAAGGGTTATCGAGTACTGGCCGTGGACGCGGACCCTGACGCTAATTTGGGGTCAGCACTTGGAATAGATACCACCGGCATTGTTCCGGTGGCCAAGATGGAGCAGTTAATTGCCGATAGAACGGGCGCGCAGCCGGGAACGGTGGGCGGGTTCTTCAAGCTAAACCCCAAAGTGGACGACCTACCCGAAGCCCTGGGTAAGGAAAGAGACGGCGTTCGCCTGTTGGTTATGGGAACGGTCAAGAAAGGCGGATCAGGATGTATCTGTCCTGAGAGCGCCTTGCTCAAGGCCCTGGTGAACCACCTCGTCCTGTACCAGAAAGATGTGGTCATCATGGATATGGAGGCCGGCATCGAGCATCTGGGCCGCGGGACGGCTCAGGGGGTGGACCGCCTCGTAATTGTGGTGGAGCCGGGCCGCCGAAGCATCGAGACCGCGGAAAAAGTGCGGCAACTCACAACCGACATAGGACTGCTCAAAGTCGCGGCGGTGGGGAGCAAAGTTCGGAATATTCAGCAAGAGGAGTTCTTGCGCAACAACCTCGACGGCATACCCTTGATCGGCATAATACCCTTTTCCGAGGAGATCGCCGCCGCGGATCTGGAGAGCCGTCCGCCATCCCTGGACGATCCCGAGATTTTCCAGGCCATAGAACAGATCGCGAAGGCTCTGGAAGCGGATTCAACGTAG
- a CDS encoding phosphoglycerate dehydrogenase: MKVLVSDNLSELGVQILRDADGIEVDVKVGLSPDELKAIIGQYHGLAIRGATKVTADVIAVADNLKVVGRAGTGLDNVDIKAASKRGIVVMNTPGGNTVTTAEHSLAMMMALTRNIPQACSSMKDGKWEKKKFSGTEVFNKNLGIIGLGKIGSVVAERAMGLGMNVIAYDPFLSEDQAKQMGVRLGTVDDVFKDADFITLHVPLTEETKGLINAKNIAKMRKGVRIINCSRGPVINEDDLADAIESGKVAGAAVDVYTQEPPGVTRLIGLDKVICTPHLGASTKEAQENVAIAVADQIKDYLVNGTIRNAVNAPAVSGEALVTLKPFLDLSERLGLFIGQMVQTGIKAVESQYSGDVANMDLKPITTSFLTGLLTPIMKDDVNQVNAPMVAEERGIVISETRVSKGENFLSLLRYRVVTERGEHVVEGTLFGRSEPRMVRYQTFRGEFDLSGDLILIRGVDKPGVIGKVGATLGEKGVNISHFQFARQEAGGEALLFLNTDTRADDAALSALGALDNIVAVKRLAI; the protein is encoded by the coding sequence GTGAAGGTCCTTGTTTCGGACAATCTTTCCGAATTGGGTGTGCAGATTCTTCGTGATGCCGATGGCATTGAAGTGGATGTTAAAGTTGGCCTGAGCCCCGACGAGCTGAAAGCCATCATCGGCCAGTATCATGGGCTGGCAATTCGTGGAGCCACCAAAGTGACCGCGGACGTGATCGCTGTCGCGGACAACCTCAAGGTGGTCGGGAGAGCCGGCACAGGCCTCGACAATGTGGACATCAAGGCTGCGTCCAAACGGGGCATTGTGGTTATGAACACGCCTGGCGGCAATACTGTCACCACCGCAGAGCATTCCCTTGCCATGATGATGGCTCTGACGCGAAACATTCCTCAAGCATGCTCCTCCATGAAAGACGGGAAATGGGAAAAGAAGAAATTCTCCGGAACGGAGGTTTTTAATAAAAACCTGGGAATCATAGGTCTAGGAAAGATCGGTTCCGTCGTAGCTGAACGAGCTATGGGCTTGGGCATGAACGTAATCGCATACGATCCGTTTCTCTCCGAGGATCAGGCTAAGCAGATGGGCGTCAGGCTCGGTACCGTGGACGACGTGTTCAAGGACGCTGACTTCATAACGCTGCACGTGCCGCTTACAGAGGAAACCAAAGGCCTGATCAACGCCAAGAATATAGCTAAAATGCGCAAAGGCGTCCGAATCATCAACTGTTCGAGGGGACCGGTCATCAATGAGGACGACCTGGCCGATGCAATCGAGTCCGGGAAGGTCGCGGGCGCGGCAGTTGACGTATATACTCAGGAGCCGCCCGGCGTGACCAGGCTAATCGGCCTCGATAAGGTAATCTGCACGCCGCACCTTGGGGCGTCTACGAAGGAAGCCCAGGAGAACGTGGCAATAGCGGTTGCAGATCAGATTAAGGATTACTTGGTCAACGGGACCATCCGAAACGCTGTGAACGCCCCCGCTGTGTCGGGCGAAGCCCTGGTGACTCTGAAGCCGTTCCTCGACCTGTCCGAACGGCTGGGTCTGTTCATCGGCCAGATGGTACAAACGGGAATCAAAGCGGTCGAATCCCAGTATTCCGGTGATGTGGCCAACATGGACCTGAAGCCGATTACCACCTCTTTTCTCACAGGCCTTCTTACGCCGATTATGAAGGACGACGTGAATCAGGTAAACGCGCCGATGGTGGCTGAGGAACGTGGGATAGTCATTTCAGAGACACGCGTCAGCAAGGGCGAGAACTTCCTTTCACTCCTCCGGTACAGGGTTGTAACTGAACGAGGAGAGCACGTTGTAGAGGGCACCCTGTTCGGCAGGTCAGAACCTCGCATGGTTCGTTACCAGACCTTTCGCGGGGAGTTCGATCTCTCCGGGGACCTTATCCTCATTCGGGGAGTGGATAAACCCGGAGTAATCGGAAAGGTAGGAGCTACCCTCGGCGAGAAGGGCGTAAATATTTCTCATTTCCAGTTTGCTCGGCAGGAGGCAGGCGGAGAGGCTCTCCTGTTCCTGAACACGGATACCAGGGCGGATGATGCGGCACTGAGCGCTCTTGGCGCGCTGGATAACATCGTTGCAGTAAAACGGTTGGCCATATAA
- a CDS encoding acyl-CoA dehydrogenase — translation MFMDNRHLVWPFFDTFHRTFARDFAQWVASELPRYDDDDGGDGKAAREIFCRLGADKWLEHSIPRNHGARGDKHDLRTICLMRETLGYRSGIADVAFSEPWLGIMPIALFGSGHVQEDLLPGYLRGEMLPAFALSEPGAGSDAAAIETQAHLDGAHYIINGCKTWTSNSGLADVYVVFARTGEAPNADSISAFVVDGRLPGITLEERLGVLSPHTVGTLHFDNVRVPADRLLGEPGQGFKIAMSVLELFRPTVGAATLGFARRAMEEATERSMERVAFKKPICEHQLVQAKLADMAVKVDASALLVYRASWMHDFGESRITREAAIAKLHATEAAQEVVDQALQIFGGLGVVKGMVVERLYRHVRAFRIFDGTSEIQKLIIAKDMLREHRRDKGTSNRQ, via the coding sequence ATGTTTATGGACAATCGCCACCTAGTCTGGCCGTTTTTTGATACGTTCCACCGAACGTTTGCGAGGGACTTCGCTCAGTGGGTAGCGTCCGAACTGCCTAGGTACGATGATGACGATGGGGGCGATGGAAAAGCAGCGCGAGAAATTTTTTGTAGGTTGGGGGCTGATAAGTGGCTTGAACACTCAATCCCTCGAAACCACGGCGCACGGGGAGATAAGCACGATCTCCGCACTATCTGCCTGATGCGGGAGACCCTCGGATACAGGTCGGGTATTGCGGACGTGGCGTTCTCTGAGCCCTGGCTTGGCATCATGCCTATTGCGCTTTTCGGCTCTGGGCATGTGCAGGAAGACTTGCTACCAGGGTATCTGCGGGGCGAGATGCTTCCTGCTTTCGCTCTCTCTGAACCAGGGGCCGGCTCCGATGCCGCGGCTATTGAAACGCAAGCGCATTTGGATGGCGCCCACTACATCATTAACGGTTGCAAGACCTGGACCTCAAACTCCGGACTCGCTGACGTTTATGTGGTTTTCGCACGAACCGGCGAGGCTCCGAATGCGGACAGCATCTCCGCCTTTGTCGTGGATGGGAGACTTCCCGGCATCACGTTGGAGGAACGCCTTGGCGTCCTCTCACCACATACCGTCGGGACCCTTCATTTTGACAACGTTCGTGTTCCCGCCGACCGACTCCTGGGCGAACCCGGCCAGGGCTTCAAAATCGCCATGTCGGTGCTTGAACTTTTTCGCCCTACCGTGGGCGCGGCCACCCTGGGTTTTGCCCGCCGCGCTATGGAAGAAGCCACGGAGCGAAGCATGGAGCGGGTTGCCTTCAAGAAGCCGATCTGCGAGCATCAACTTGTACAGGCGAAACTGGCTGACATGGCTGTAAAGGTGGATGCCTCAGCTCTGCTGGTGTATCGTGCCTCCTGGATGCATGATTTTGGTGAGTCACGCATCACCCGAGAGGCTGCGATTGCCAAGTTGCACGCAACCGAAGCGGCCCAAGAGGTTGTTGATCAAGCGCTGCAAATATTTGGGGGATTAGGGGTGGTGAAAGGCATGGTGGTGGAACGTCTTTATCGCCATGTTCGGGCCTTTCGCATCTTTGATGGTACGAGCGAGATTCAAAAACTGATTATCGCCAAGGACATGCTCCGAGAGCATAGGCGAGATAAAGGAACGAGCAACAGGCAGTGA
- a CDS encoding FAD binding domain-containing protein: MRLPAFAYHAPGSLAEALRIKNELGTSASILAGGTELIVNLKQRLSSPAAVISLKNIKEMSGIEAKPDAVVVKAGTSLMETADNEAIKKHFPLLVKAIGSIGAIGIQHFRGTIGGNLCLQPRCILYNQSLFWRSGKDKCHRTGGKDCLALKGSESCNSVCSADTVPVLVALSAQLTIAGIGGKRSMPVSEFFTAKGESPFNLAPEEIVTEIRLPIPWAPISGSYQRLSFRSAVDFPTVNAAAVAIMDKGRVESFRVVLSAAGPAPIILKEAESVIKGQTPDLEMIELAGNIALKAAEGAIVDNAAASKDYRIKMAAVTVRRAVKEALGL, encoded by the coding sequence ATGCGTTTGCCCGCCTTTGCCTACCATGCGCCCGGCAGTCTTGCCGAGGCCCTCAGGATCAAGAATGAACTAGGAACATCGGCTTCGATCCTTGCCGGTGGAACCGAACTCATTGTGAACCTGAAACAGCGACTCTCTTCGCCGGCAGCGGTCATCAGCCTCAAGAATATTAAAGAGATGTCAGGAATAGAAGCGAAGCCCGATGCCGTGGTCGTCAAAGCCGGGACCTCGCTGATGGAGACAGCAGACAATGAGGCCATCAAGAAGCATTTTCCGCTCCTGGTCAAGGCAATAGGATCAATCGGCGCAATAGGTATTCAACATTTCAGAGGCACAATCGGCGGCAATCTTTGCCTCCAACCCAGGTGTATCCTTTACAATCAGAGCCTTTTCTGGCGAAGCGGAAAAGACAAGTGCCACCGTACCGGCGGCAAGGATTGCCTGGCTTTGAAGGGATCAGAGTCCTGCAATTCCGTATGTTCGGCTGACACAGTGCCTGTCTTGGTGGCTCTCTCCGCGCAACTGACCATCGCAGGAATCGGTGGCAAGAGATCCATGCCTGTCAGCGAGTTCTTCACGGCAAAGGGAGAAAGCCCGTTCAACCTTGCGCCTGAAGAGATCGTCACCGAGATACGGCTACCTATTCCCTGGGCACCTATTTCGGGGTCTTATCAAAGGCTCAGCTTCAGGTCCGCTGTAGATTTCCCTACGGTGAATGCGGCCGCAGTGGCGATCATGGACAAGGGCAGGGTTGAAAGCTTCCGTGTTGTTCTTTCCGCCGCGGGCCCTGCGCCGATCATCCTGAAGGAAGCGGAGTCCGTCATCAAAGGGCAAACGCCCGATCTTGAAATGATCGAGCTGGCGGGCAACATCGCGCTGAAGGCAGCCGAAGGCGCCATCGTGGACAATGCCGCTGCCTCAAAAGACTACCGAATAAAAATGGCAGCGGTGACGGTACGCCGCGCTGTGAAAGAAGCATTGGGGTTGTAG
- a CDS encoding CoA transferase, producing the protein MDLFRSIKVLSLEQATVLPYLTYRLAMDGCRVIRLEHPVFGDPNRMVGEPFLPGEDRMNSYFMAINAGKEAITLNLGEPKGREILLRVIRDLGIDIFATNQLPKNYTKLGIDYDTLKGVKKDIIWLGITGFGPDSNEAAYDPILQARGGLMELTGEKSGTPQVTGIPLPDMGTSEHCYGLVMKALFKKAMTGEGSRIDMSMLDSTTSWLTVPITMTCSFGKKISRRGNTHEFFAPVSVYPTSDGYVYIAVGNDKQFQALAALSEFSALNREDYKKNAGRIGDVANLNQTISDITSTMTTAGLVSVMNSIGVAAAKINTVAEVANDPIVAGKLLKAKDHKTGFELTLAPAPTSTSFLESNERRLSFPPRFGEHNEAILGKELGMSSSELGSLKADGII; encoded by the coding sequence ATGGATCTATTCAGAAGTATCAAGGTGCTATCCCTGGAGCAGGCAACGGTGTTGCCTTATCTTACTTATCGGCTCGCAATGGATGGCTGCCGAGTAATAAGGCTTGAGCATCCGGTTTTCGGCGATCCCAATCGTATGGTCGGCGAGCCTTTCCTGCCTGGCGAGGACCGCATGAACAGCTATTTCATGGCCATAAATGCAGGCAAAGAGGCGATTACTCTCAACCTGGGTGAACCCAAGGGCAGGGAGATACTCCTGCGTGTGATTCGTGACCTTGGAATCGACATCTTCGCCACCAATCAGCTCCCAAAGAATTATACAAAGCTCGGGATAGACTATGACACATTGAAAGGTGTCAAAAAGGACATTATCTGGTTGGGTATCACCGGCTTCGGGCCCGATAGCAACGAAGCCGCATACGATCCGATCCTGCAAGCTCGCGGCGGGTTGATGGAGCTTACCGGCGAAAAGAGCGGCACGCCCCAGGTGACCGGCATTCCTTTGCCCGATATGGGAACAAGCGAACACTGCTACGGCTTAGTCATGAAAGCCCTTTTCAAGAAAGCCATGACCGGTGAAGGTTCCAGAATAGATATGTCCATGCTGGATAGCACAACGTCATGGCTGACGGTTCCGATCACCATGACCTGTTCTTTCGGCAAGAAGATCTCCCGCCGGGGAAACACCCACGAATTCTTCGCTCCTGTGTCGGTCTATCCGACCTCGGACGGTTACGTGTATATCGCCGTAGGCAATGACAAACAATTCCAGGCACTCGCAGCCCTATCCGAGTTCTCGGCTCTCAACCGTGAGGATTACAAGAAGAATGCCGGACGCATAGGGGATGTGGCCAACCTCAATCAGACGATCTCCGACATCACGAGCACCATGACTACAGCCGGATTAGTGAGTGTGATGAACAGCATCGGTGTGGCTGCTGCCAAGATCAACACCGTCGCTGAGGTTGCAAATGACCCCATAGTGGCGGGAAAGTTGCTAAAGGCAAAAGACCACAAGACAGGCTTCGAGCTGACCCTCGCTCCCGCGCCGACTTCGACTTCGTTCCTTGAGTCCAACGAGCGCCGGCTTTCGTTCCCGCCTCGCTTTGGCGAACACAATGAAGCGATACTCGGAAAGGAACTGGGCATGTCAAGCAGCGAATTGGGTTCTCTGAAGGCGGACGGGATAATATGA